Proteins from a single region of Cystobacter fuscus DSM 2262:
- a CDS encoding IS4 family transposase, which translates to MNVALNAIVERFTQRSPVTVMVRRTLEHALSSQWIDEVFEAQRDKQYTRELLFSSVVDLMGLVAMGLRPSLHAAAQSDPDLSVSLAALYDKVNRTEPQVVRALVQGSAERLLPVVRPMKKQGPWAAGYQVRVLDGNHLPASEKRLKPLRNFRGAALPGQSLVVYAPEVGLVVDVLPAEDAHAQERALMGPVLERVREGELWLADRNFSTSRILRAVHEKRAGFIIREHGVSPNPTALGEKRQMGRGQTGLVYEQAVRMEGEEPLELRRVEVHLDEPTEDRETVIRLLTNVREERLSALEVAELYRKRWKIEGMFGELEAVLESEVRSLGKPRAALLAFGVAVLAYNALSVVKSAVEASHDLEESNMQVSTYYIAAEVKFTYGGMMVMVEPEEWAEQEVQSAEQLSAALLEMAKKVKPTTLRKHPRAAKKKVKKGYAPGEVARKHVATARVLKGEKLS; encoded by the coding sequence ATGAACGTGGCCTTGAATGCGATTGTGGAGCGTTTCACGCAGCGCAGTCCCGTGACGGTGATGGTGCGCCGCACGCTTGAGCATGCCCTGAGTTCGCAGTGGATTGACGAGGTATTCGAAGCACAGCGGGACAAGCAGTACACGAGAGAGCTGCTCTTCTCCTCGGTGGTGGACTTGATGGGGCTGGTGGCGATGGGATTGAGACCGTCGCTGCACGCCGCAGCACAGTCGGACCCAGACTTGAGCGTCTCGCTGGCAGCGCTCTACGACAAAGTCAATCGCACCGAACCCCAGGTGGTGCGAGCGCTGGTGCAAGGGAGCGCGGAGAGATTGTTGCCCGTGGTGCGACCGATGAAGAAGCAAGGGCCGTGGGCGGCGGGCTACCAGGTGCGAGTCTTGGATGGCAATCACTTGCCGGCCAGCGAGAAGAGGCTCAAGCCACTGAGGAACTTCCGAGGAGCAGCACTGCCCGGGCAGTCCTTGGTGGTGTACGCGCCCGAGGTGGGGTTGGTGGTGGATGTGCTGCCCGCGGAGGATGCACATGCGCAGGAGCGGGCCTTGATGGGACCTGTGTTGGAGCGAGTGCGGGAGGGAGAGCTGTGGCTGGCCGACAGGAATTTCTCCACGAGTCGGATTCTACGTGCGGTGCACGAGAAGCGAGCGGGCTTCATCATCCGAGAGCATGGAGTGTCCCCCAATCCCACGGCGTTGGGAGAGAAGCGGCAGATGGGACGAGGACAAACAGGACTCGTCTACGAGCAGGCCGTGCGCATGGAGGGGGAAGAGCCGTTGGAGTTGAGACGAGTGGAAGTGCACCTGGATGAGCCAACGGAGGATAGGGAAACAGTCATTCGGCTACTCACGAATGTGCGCGAGGAGAGACTGAGCGCCCTGGAAGTAGCGGAGTTGTACAGGAAGCGCTGGAAGATTGAAGGGATGTTTGGAGAACTGGAGGCGGTGCTCGAAAGTGAGGTGAGGAGTCTGGGGAAGCCGAGAGCGGCGCTGCTGGCCTTTGGGGTGGCGGTGCTGGCCTACAACGCGTTGTCCGTAGTGAAGTCAGCGGTGGAGGCCAGCCATGACTTGGAGGAAAGCAACATGCAAGTGTCCACCTACTACATCGCCGCCGAGGTGAAATTCACCTACGGAGGGATGATGGTCATGGTGGAGCCAGAGGAGTGGGCGGAGCAGGAAGTGCAGTCCGCCGAGCAACTGAGTGCGGCCCTTTTGGAAATGGCGAAGAAGGTGAAGCCCACGACGTTGCGCAAACATCCTCGGGCAGCCAAGAAGAAAGTGAAGAAGGGCTATGCTCCAGGGGAGGTAGCGCGCAAACATGTAGCAACAGCGCGTGTGCTTAAAGGAGAGAAGCTCTCCTGA
- a CDS encoding helix-turn-helix domain-containing protein has translation MPRPRTRRPERAEQYESAAYRELQARLATAVRRLREERGWTQEEAAHRCGMTTRLFQRVEGADVNLTFTSLARLCEGFEVDVALLFPSP, from the coding sequence ATGCCGCGGCCCCGCACACGCCGCCCAGAGAGGGCGGAGCAGTACGAGAGCGCGGCCTACCGTGAGTTGCAGGCCCGGCTGGCCACCGCCGTGCGGCGCCTGCGCGAGGAGCGAGGCTGGACGCAGGAGGAGGCCGCCCACCGCTGCGGCATGACGACGCGCCTCTTTCAGCGTGTGGAAGGAGCGGACGTCAACCTCACCTTCACCTCCCTCGCCCGCCTGTGCGAAGGCTTCGAGGTGGACGTGGCGTTGCTCTTCCCCTCGCCGTGA
- a CDS encoding OB-fold protein, giving the protein MALVRCKQCGTEVATDAVACPKCGTPRPRGMSTGKVLALIFGGLGLVCFGTCFLGGLVSALKGGGATAAGAASSGPARTVEIRTLLGEYRDNELRADGAFKGHVIQTTGTVTDIRKDMLNDAYLVLSDGAAFEAVRVQCALGKAQAAKAASLSKGARVTIRGRVAGLMMDVLVRDCELVGP; this is encoded by the coding sequence ATGGCGCTGGTGAGGTGCAAGCAGTGCGGTACTGAGGTGGCCACCGACGCGGTGGCCTGTCCGAAATGCGGGACACCACGCCCGCGCGGCATGTCCACCGGGAAGGTGCTGGCCCTCATTTTCGGGGGACTGGGATTGGTGTGCTTCGGCACATGCTTCCTCGGCGGGCTGGTGTCGGCGCTCAAGGGCGGTGGCGCCACGGCGGCGGGTGCCGCTTCGTCGGGGCCGGCGCGGACGGTGGAGATCCGCACGCTCCTCGGGGAGTACCGCGACAACGAGCTCCGCGCGGACGGCGCCTTCAAGGGGCACGTCATCCAGACGACGGGCACCGTCACCGACATCAGGAAGGACATGCTCAACGACGCATACCTGGTGCTCAGCGATGGTGCGGCGTTCGAAGCCGTCCGGGTGCAGTGCGCCCTCGGGAAAGCCCAGGCGGCGAAGGCGGCCTCTCTCTCCAAAGGCGCGCGCGTCACCATCCGCGGCCGCGTCGCGGGGCTGATGATGGATGTGCTCGTACGAGACTGCGAGCTCGTCGGCCCGTAG
- a CDS encoding serine/threonine protein kinase: protein MTTHALHPDQLKPGDMVGPWLITQVLGRGGSSRVFKVERDGQSYSMKVALHPLSDSRAQLFEDKYPEEAYVEDKNAYRRLAREAAALFTYASHPNLLRVYGVDFWPSPSTGYAFLVTDYVDGDTWHEWRWRTPPHALRLARTFGEVVRTVGALHARGVYHRDLKAENILIRRADGRPFLIDFGTARLPGALTQTMGLPEGVLHLVPPELLAYARSQAWEKGKPFRGGASADLYALGVLLYQALTDLHPFNPELPDKELVAAIATVPPMAPHLLNPLAPRSLSDIAMKLLEKRPEDRYPSTEALLQALEAATEKGSTSPAWKVPLFPAEEGLDEAEEGLDEPPPQEEEEREPSPGWPEPEPEGPQEVQPLAEEREPQAASAAQGAPPPSPEESARQEPPAAAIPPRRAWSSRLLFGMVGLGVLGLALGVVLSSTLAPPPAALPPGPGRSAKGSPPMSTAPRSSSSSFLAAWLCATAGLGCPAVQVKPPEPADCPQQATEAMEALELRTASPLEAIIDINQPGRFGEEGVYQDGPITSRITRGDGNLPEGTLLHGQLWTGPGIDEDWGERKRPAVMGRFTQAVLPDGRKYPVCIVLGDRDGRIAVWEDSKPGAFLLSRNVPVSAVWRWP from the coding sequence ATGACGACGCATGCTCTGCACCCGGACCAGCTCAAGCCCGGCGACATGGTGGGGCCCTGGCTCATCACCCAGGTGCTGGGCCGCGGCGGCTCCTCGCGCGTCTTCAAGGTGGAGCGCGACGGCCAGTCCTACTCCATGAAGGTGGCGCTCCACCCCCTCTCCGACTCCCGGGCACAGCTCTTCGAGGACAAGTACCCGGAAGAGGCGTACGTGGAGGACAAGAACGCCTACCGTCGGCTGGCGCGTGAGGCTGCGGCCCTTTTTACCTACGCCTCCCACCCCAACCTCTTGCGCGTGTACGGGGTGGACTTCTGGCCCAGCCCCAGCACGGGCTACGCCTTCCTCGTCACTGACTACGTGGACGGGGACACCTGGCATGAGTGGCGCTGGCGCACGCCTCCTCACGCCCTCCGGCTGGCGCGCACCTTCGGCGAAGTGGTGCGCACCGTGGGTGCGCTGCACGCGCGCGGCGTCTACCACCGGGACTTGAAGGCGGAGAACATCCTCATCCGCCGCGCGGATGGCCGCCCCTTCCTCATCGACTTCGGCACCGCGCGCCTGCCCGGCGCTCTCACTCAAACCATGGGCCTGCCCGAGGGCGTGCTGCACCTGGTGCCGCCGGAGCTGCTCGCCTACGCCCGCAGCCAGGCATGGGAAAAGGGGAAGCCCTTCCGGGGAGGCGCGAGTGCGGACCTGTACGCCCTGGGGGTGCTGCTCTACCAGGCCCTCACGGACTTGCACCCCTTCAACCCGGAGTTGCCGGACAAGGAGCTGGTGGCGGCCATCGCCACCGTCCCTCCCATGGCCCCCCACCTCCTCAACCCCCTGGCGCCGCGCTCCTTGAGCGACATCGCCATGAAGCTGCTGGAGAAGCGGCCCGAGGATCGCTACCCCAGCACCGAGGCGTTGCTCCAGGCGCTGGAGGCGGCCACCGAGAAGGGGAGCACCTCTCCCGCCTGGAAGGTGCCGCTCTTCCCCGCCGAGGAGGGCCTGGATGAGGCGGAAGAGGGCCTGGATGAGCCACCGCCCCAGGAGGAAGAAGAAAGGGAGCCTTCGCCGGGGTGGCCGGAGCCGGAGCCCGAGGGACCGCAAGAGGTACAGCCGCTTGCCGAGGAGCGAGAGCCGCAAGCCGCGAGCGCGGCTCAGGGCGCGCCCCCGCCTTCACCCGAGGAGTCGGCACGGCAGGAGCCTCCCGCCGCAGCCATCCCTCCGCGCCGCGCCTGGAGCTCCCGGCTCCTCTTCGGAATGGTGGGCCTGGGCGTGCTCGGCCTTGCCTTGGGGGTGGTGCTCTCCTCCACACTCGCGCCCCCGCCCGCGGCGCTGCCGCCCGGGCCTGGCCGCTCCGCGAAAGGAAGTCCGCCCATGTCCACCGCTCCCCGTTCCTCCTCCTCGAGTTTCCTCGCCGCCTGGTTGTGCGCCACCGCGGGGTTGGGGTGTCCCGCCGTGCAGGTGAAGCCCCCGGAGCCCGCTGACTGCCCCCAGCAGGCCACCGAGGCGATGGAGGCGTTGGAGCTCCGGACGGCCAGTCCGCTGGAGGCGATCATCGACATCAACCAGCCCGGGCGATTCGGTGAGGAAGGCGTCTACCAGGACGGCCCCATCACCAGCCGCATTACCCGGGGAGACGGCAACCTTCCGGAGGGGACATTGCTCCACGGCCAGCTCTGGACGGGCCCCGGCATCGACGAGGACTGGGGGGAGAGGAAGCGGCCGGCCGTCATGGGCCGCTTCACCCAGGCCGTGCTACCGGATGGCCGGAAGTACCCGGTGTGCATCGTGCTGGGCGACCGGGACGGGCGTATCGCCGTATGGGAGGACTCCAAGCCAGGAGCCTTCCTCCTCAGCCGGAACGTGCCGGTGAGCGCCGTCTGGCGTTGGCCCTAA
- a CDS encoding DUF2381 family protein: MEVSTLARLLPWLPLALLMSATAAAQPQPPARERQERRVTLPSNPEEPGPEVRVAAGIATYLRFDMPVDKAAVEMEGRPVRFKWVEMGDTLIGLEPSVDLGAEEKLVVRVRYRDGASPARATLTLVTRPGVVDKEVEVVRRPRTLEALEAALVEKEAELAALKAQCGVGGHAGLVFSGQLDVDGVRARRLEGERTTPQNGLEYMGGEAYRAARWALAVVRVRNLPGQPPWVPGTARLAREDGTSVKVLSMAMDKAQLAPGEEGLVAVETEAHLWKAKDVLRLELVDKSGHRHLSIPNVKQ; the protein is encoded by the coding sequence TTGGAGGTATCCACCCTGGCCCGACTTCTCCCGTGGCTGCCGCTCGCGCTCCTGATGAGCGCCACCGCGGCAGCTCAGCCCCAGCCCCCCGCCCGCGAGCGCCAGGAGCGGCGCGTCACCCTGCCCAGCAACCCCGAGGAGCCCGGGCCGGAGGTGCGCGTGGCCGCCGGCATCGCCACGTACCTGCGCTTCGACATGCCCGTGGACAAGGCCGCAGTGGAGATGGAGGGCCGCCCCGTCCGCTTCAAGTGGGTGGAGATGGGAGACACCCTCATCGGCCTGGAGCCCTCGGTAGACTTGGGCGCCGAGGAGAAGTTGGTGGTGCGCGTGCGCTACCGGGACGGTGCCTCCCCGGCCCGGGCCACGCTCACGCTGGTGACGCGCCCCGGGGTGGTGGACAAGGAGGTGGAGGTGGTGCGCCGCCCGCGCACGCTGGAGGCGCTGGAGGCCGCGCTGGTGGAGAAGGAGGCGGAGCTCGCGGCGCTGAAGGCCCAGTGCGGGGTGGGTGGGCACGCCGGGCTCGTTTTCTCGGGGCAACTCGACGTGGACGGCGTACGGGCCCGGCGCCTCGAGGGTGAGCGTACAACCCCTCAGAATGGCTTGGAGTACATGGGAGGAGAGGCGTACCGCGCCGCCCGCTGGGCACTCGCCGTCGTCCGCGTGCGCAACCTGCCGGGGCAACCCCCGTGGGTGCCCGGCACCGCGCGCCTCGCCCGAGAGGACGGCACCTCGGTGAAGGTGCTCTCCATGGCCATGGACAAAGCGCAACTCGCGCCTGGCGAGGAGGGCCTCGTGGCGGTGGAGACGGAGGCTCACCTCTGGAAAGCGAAGGACGTTCTCCGCCTCGAGTTGGTGGACAAGAGCGGCCACCGGCACCTCTCCATTCCCAACGTGAAGCAGTAG
- a CDS encoding YebC/PmpR family DNA-binding transcriptional regulator, with protein sequence MGAQWKHKGRTEHAAAKGRLFTKLVKELIIAAKAGGPEVGTNPRLRLAVEQAKKASMPRDTLERAIKKGAGLLDEPVNYELVTYEGFAPHQVPVIVECLTDNKNRTATNIRMLFRKGQIATTGAVSWDFNRLGVIEASPPEGGADAEAAAIEAGAQELEPGDEGTTRFLTAPTDLDAVSRALTGQGWSVSAQSLAWVAKNPVHLEGEQRAEVESFLEAMDEDDDVQNIYVGLK encoded by the coding sequence ATGGGCGCTCAGTGGAAGCACAAGGGCCGCACGGAGCACGCGGCCGCGAAGGGCCGGCTGTTCACCAAGCTGGTCAAGGAACTCATCATCGCCGCCAAGGCCGGTGGGCCGGAGGTGGGCACCAATCCCCGGCTGCGGCTGGCCGTCGAGCAGGCCAAGAAGGCCTCGATGCCGCGCGACACGCTGGAGCGCGCCATCAAGAAGGGCGCGGGCCTGTTGGATGAGCCGGTGAACTACGAGCTCGTCACCTACGAGGGCTTCGCGCCCCACCAGGTGCCGGTGATCGTCGAGTGCCTCACCGACAACAAGAACCGCACCGCCACCAACATCCGGATGCTCTTCCGCAAGGGGCAGATCGCCACCACGGGCGCGGTGTCGTGGGACTTCAACCGGCTGGGCGTCATCGAGGCCTCGCCCCCGGAAGGGGGCGCCGACGCCGAGGCCGCCGCCATCGAGGCGGGCGCGCAGGAGCTGGAGCCCGGAGACGAGGGCACGACGCGCTTTCTCACCGCGCCCACGGATCTGGACGCGGTGAGCCGCGCCCTCACGGGCCAGGGCTGGTCGGTGAGCGCGCAGAGCCTCGCCTGGGTCGCCAAGAATCCGGTGCACCTGGAGGGCGAGCAGCGCGCCGAGGTCGAGTCGTTCCTGGAGGCCATGGACGAGGACGACGACGTGCAGAACATCTACGTCGGTCTCAAGTGA
- the ppk1 gene encoding polyphosphate kinase 1 has product MPKRAPSKNTSSKTAERDVIPPGTDVSDGSLFFNRELSWLAFNNRVLQLAEDPSVPLLERVKFCAIYARNLDEFFMIRVARLHEQMSNRVARLVPDGSTPGDTLGKMHERILEQGHRHADCFESKLRPALAEKGIRIYSMKELDAEGRAQMEQRFREQIFPVLTPLAIGLGRHFPYISNLSLSLAVLLRDPVADTENVARVKVPKELLSRFVPLKGGTSFVPLEEVIAHHLGALFPGMEVLDQGLFRVTRDADYTVSEDAEDLLVAVQTELRQRRFGDVIRLEVQTGMNPKLLEPLMEALSLEPQHLYEERGLLDLSDLMAIVSTPGFAELRDPPWTPVTQPRLQSEDDGEVTPVMTAMRRGALLVHHPYESFTTSVERFVTEAVEDPDVLAIKQTVYRTSDKSPLVPALIRATERGKQAVCMVELKARFDERTNIRWALALEEAGVHVVYGIPGLKTHAKAILIVRREGEKVRHYVHVGTGNYNSKTARLYTDLGLFTTDPDIGADVADLFNFLTGFARPKSFRKLLVAPVNMREGLLEEVRRTIAQHTPETPSRIVLKMNALVDPMMIRALYDASRAGVKVELNIRGICCLRPQMPGVSENIRVISTLGRFLEHSRVYLFERGGDTRCYIGSADLMPRNLDHRVEALTPVEDPTLVAQVRDILDRCLAENTHAWVLQADGAWLRRPPEGEKRWAQQELMERAVRMAQASTGRPLP; this is encoded by the coding sequence ATGCCCAAGCGCGCACCCAGCAAGAACACCTCCAGCAAGACCGCCGAGCGCGACGTCATTCCCCCCGGCACGGACGTGTCGGACGGCAGCCTGTTCTTCAACCGCGAGCTGTCCTGGCTCGCCTTCAACAACCGCGTGCTCCAGCTCGCCGAGGACCCCTCGGTTCCCCTGCTGGAGCGCGTGAAGTTCTGCGCCATCTACGCGCGCAACCTCGATGAATTCTTCATGATTCGCGTGGCGCGGCTGCACGAGCAGATGAGCAACCGCGTCGCCCGGCTCGTGCCCGATGGCTCCACCCCGGGCGACACGCTCGGCAAGATGCACGAGCGCATCCTCGAACAGGGCCATCGTCACGCGGATTGCTTTGAGAGCAAACTGCGCCCCGCGCTGGCGGAGAAGGGCATCCGCATCTACTCCATGAAGGAGCTGGACGCGGAGGGGCGCGCCCAGATGGAGCAGCGCTTCCGCGAGCAGATCTTCCCCGTGCTCACCCCGCTGGCCATCGGCCTGGGGCGGCACTTCCCCTACATCTCCAACCTGTCGTTGAGCCTGGCGGTGCTGCTGCGCGATCCGGTGGCGGACACGGAGAACGTGGCGCGGGTGAAGGTGCCCAAGGAGCTGCTCTCGCGCTTCGTGCCCCTCAAGGGCGGCACGTCCTTCGTGCCACTCGAGGAGGTCATCGCCCACCACCTCGGCGCCCTGTTCCCGGGCATGGAGGTGTTGGACCAGGGGCTGTTCCGCGTCACCCGGGACGCGGACTACACCGTGTCCGAGGACGCCGAGGATCTGCTCGTGGCGGTGCAGACCGAGCTGCGCCAGCGCCGCTTCGGCGACGTCATCCGCCTGGAGGTGCAGACGGGGATGAACCCCAAGCTGCTCGAGCCCCTCATGGAGGCGCTGTCGCTCGAGCCTCAGCATCTCTACGAGGAGCGGGGCCTGTTGGATCTGTCGGATCTGATGGCGATCGTCTCCACGCCCGGCTTCGCCGAGCTGAGGGATCCGCCGTGGACGCCCGTCACCCAGCCCCGGCTGCAGTCGGAGGACGACGGCGAGGTCACCCCGGTGATGACGGCCATGCGCCGCGGCGCCCTGCTCGTCCACCACCCGTATGAGTCCTTCACCACCTCGGTGGAGCGCTTCGTCACCGAGGCGGTGGAGGACCCGGACGTGCTCGCCATCAAACAGACGGTGTACCGCACCTCGGACAAGTCGCCGCTGGTGCCCGCGCTCATCCGCGCCACCGAGCGCGGCAAGCAGGCGGTGTGCATGGTGGAGCTCAAGGCGCGCTTCGACGAGCGCACCAACATCCGCTGGGCGCTCGCGCTGGAGGAGGCCGGGGTGCACGTCGTCTACGGCATTCCCGGCCTCAAGACACACGCCAAGGCCATCCTCATCGTGCGCCGCGAGGGCGAGAAGGTGCGCCACTACGTGCACGTGGGCACCGGCAACTACAACTCCAAGACGGCCCGGCTCTACACGGACCTGGGCCTGTTCACCACGGACCCGGACATCGGCGCCGACGTGGCCGACCTCTTCAACTTCCTCACCGGCTTCGCCCGCCCCAAGTCCTTCCGCAAGCTGCTCGTGGCCCCCGTCAACATGCGCGAGGGCCTGCTCGAGGAAGTCCGCCGCACCATCGCCCAACACACTCCCGAGACGCCCTCGCGCATCGTGTTGAAGATGAACGCGCTGGTGGATCCGATGATGATCCGCGCGCTCTACGACGCCTCGCGCGCCGGCGTGAAGGTGGAACTCAACATCCGCGGCATCTGCTGCCTGCGCCCCCAGATGCCCGGCGTCTCGGAGAACATCCGCGTCATCTCCACGCTCGGCCGCTTCCTGGAGCACTCGCGCGTCTACCTCTTCGAGCGCGGCGGCGACACGCGCTGCTACATCGGCTCGGCGGACCTCATGCCGCGCAACCTCGACCACCGCGTCGAGGCCCTCACCCCCGTGGAGGACCCCACCCTCGTCGCCCAGGTGCGCGACATCCTCGACCGCTGCCTCGCCGAGAACACCCATGCCTGGGTGCTCCAGGCCGACGGCGCCTGGCTGCGCCGTCCCCCGGAAGGCGAGAAGCGATGGGCCCAGCAGGAGCTGATGGAGCGCGCGGTGCGCATGGCCCAGGCCTCCACCGGCCGGCCCCTCCCCTGA
- a CDS encoding NAD(P)-dependent oxidoreductase, giving the protein MKIGFIGLGAMGSAMAGHLLKAGHALTVWNRSPDKAAPLVEAGARRVASPAEAAAGAEVVISSLADDAAVEQVVLGEDGLARGLGAGAVHVGTSTISPKLSERLADAHARKGQGYVAAPVLGRPPAAAQGKLFVMAAGEAGAVATARPVLEGLGQRLFVVGETPAQAHLLKLCCNFLIFSTIEQLGEVFALTEKGGLDRARVFEVLTESFFSAPVHKNYGRLILERAYGPQGVPVTLAAKDTRLMLEAGEALSVPLPLASLVRDRWISARARGEQDLDFAVLARQIAQEAGLKE; this is encoded by the coding sequence ATGAAGATCGGGTTCATCGGACTGGGTGCAATGGGCAGTGCCATGGCGGGCCATTTGTTGAAGGCCGGCCATGCCCTCACGGTGTGGAACCGCTCGCCGGACAAGGCGGCGCCCCTCGTCGAGGCGGGGGCTCGCCGGGTCGCGTCACCGGCGGAGGCGGCGGCGGGGGCCGAGGTGGTGATCTCCTCGCTCGCGGACGACGCGGCGGTGGAGCAGGTGGTGCTCGGGGAGGACGGGCTCGCGCGGGGGTTGGGCGCCGGGGCGGTCCACGTGGGCACCAGCACCATCTCCCCCAAGCTCTCCGAGCGGCTGGCGGACGCGCACGCGAGGAAGGGGCAGGGCTACGTGGCGGCCCCGGTGTTGGGGCGGCCTCCCGCGGCGGCCCAGGGCAAGTTGTTCGTGATGGCGGCGGGGGAGGCCGGAGCGGTGGCCACCGCGCGCCCGGTGCTGGAGGGCTTGGGGCAGCGCCTCTTCGTGGTGGGGGAGACGCCCGCCCAGGCGCACCTGCTCAAGCTGTGCTGCAACTTCCTCATCTTCTCCACCATCGAGCAGCTCGGCGAGGTCTTCGCCCTGACGGAGAAGGGTGGCCTGGACAGGGCCCGGGTATTCGAGGTGCTCACCGAGAGCTTCTTCTCGGCGCCCGTCCACAAGAACTATGGCCGGTTGATCCTCGAGCGCGCCTACGGCCCCCAGGGGGTTCCGGTGACGCTGGCGGCGAAGGACACGCGGCTGATGCTCGAGGCGGGCGAGGCGCTGTCCGTTCCGCTGCCGTTGGCCTCGCTGGTGCGCGACCGGTGGATCTCGGCCCGCGCCCGGGGCGAGCAGGACCTGGACTTCGCCGTGCTCGCCCGGCAGATCGCCCAGGAGGCGGGACTCAAGGAGTGA
- the hutH gene encoding histidine ammonia-lyase: MYRPRLLIDGDTLRLEEILQVARNEATVELSPEAETCVRASRDLVERVAAGDAPAYGINTGFGTLAEVRIDKKDLSELQRNLILSHAAGVGTPMSLPEARALLLLRCNVLAKGFSGIRLETLKLALDMLNQDVVPVVPERGSVGASGDLAPLAHLALVFIGEGEAFFQGQRMPARQALERAGLRPVVLEAKEGLALVNGTQAMCAVGTLLQLRAESLALVADIAGSMTLEGLLGSHKPFLPEIQDVRPHEGQKAVAAHLLRLLAGSDLVETHVNCSKVQDPYSLRCMPQVHGAAREGLAFGRRILEVEVNSATDNPLVFVDTGRIISGGNFHGQPISLAMDVTAMALTQLSSISERRVEQLVNPALSNLPPFLAKNPGLNSGFMIAQVTSAALVAESRVLCHPASVDSIPSSAGREDHVSMGMTAALKGRQVADFTRTCLAIELLVASQALDYRLPVKAGRGPRAAHELVRSRVPTMEKDREIHRDIEAVCELIDSGLLLQTVRHATA; this comes from the coding sequence ATGTACCGTCCCCGACTTCTGATCGATGGAGACACCCTCCGCCTGGAGGAAATCCTCCAGGTCGCCCGCAACGAGGCGACCGTGGAACTCTCTCCCGAGGCGGAAACGTGCGTGCGGGCCTCGCGTGATCTCGTGGAGCGCGTGGCCGCCGGAGACGCGCCCGCCTACGGCATCAACACCGGCTTTGGCACCCTGGCCGAGGTGCGCATCGACAAGAAGGACTTGTCGGAGTTGCAGCGCAATCTCATCCTCTCGCACGCCGCCGGTGTGGGCACTCCCATGTCCCTGCCCGAGGCGCGCGCCCTGCTGCTCTTGCGCTGCAACGTGCTCGCCAAGGGCTTCTCCGGCATCCGCCTGGAGACGCTGAAGCTCGCCCTGGACATGCTCAACCAGGACGTGGTGCCGGTGGTGCCCGAGCGCGGCAGCGTGGGCGCCTCGGGAGACCTGGCGCCGCTGGCGCACCTGGCGCTCGTCTTCATCGGCGAGGGCGAGGCCTTCTTCCAGGGCCAGCGGATGCCGGCCCGCCAGGCGCTGGAGCGCGCGGGCCTCAGGCCGGTGGTGCTCGAGGCCAAGGAGGGCCTGGCGCTCGTCAATGGCACCCAGGCCATGTGCGCGGTGGGCACGCTCTTGCAACTGCGCGCCGAGTCGCTCGCCCTGGTGGCCGACATCGCCGGCTCCATGACGCTCGAGGGCCTGCTCGGCAGCCACAAGCCCTTCCTGCCGGAGATCCAGGACGTGCGCCCCCACGAGGGCCAGAAGGCCGTCGCCGCCCACCTGTTGCGGCTGCTCGCGGGCAGCGATCTGGTGGAGACGCACGTGAACTGTAGCAAGGTGCAGGACCCCTACTCCCTGCGCTGCATGCCCCAGGTGCACGGCGCGGCGCGCGAGGGGCTCGCCTTCGGCCGGCGCATCCTCGAGGTCGAGGTCAACAGCGCCACCGACAACCCGCTCGTCTTCGTCGACACGGGCCGCATCATCTCGGGCGGCAACTTCCACGGCCAGCCCATCTCGCTCGCCATGGACGTGACGGCCATGGCGCTCACCCAGCTGTCCTCCATCAGCGAGCGGCGCGTGGAGCAGCTCGTCAACCCGGCCCTGTCCAACCTGCCCCCCTTCCTCGCCAAGAACCCGGGCCTCAACTCGGGCTTCATGATCGCCCAGGTGACGAGCGCCGCGCTCGTCGCCGAGTCGCGCGTGCTCTGCCACCCCGCCTCGGTGGACTCCATCCCCTCCTCCGCCGGCCGCGAGGACCACGTGTCCATGGGCATGACCGCGGCGCTCAAGGGCCGCCAGGTGGCGGACTTCACCCGCACGTGCCTGGCCATCGAGCTGCTCGTGGCCAGCCAGGCGCTCGACTACCGGCTGCCCGTGAAGGCCGGCCGGGGCCCGCGCGCCGCGCATGAGCTGGTGCGCAGCCGCGTGCCCACCATGGAGAAGGATCGCGAGATCCACCGCGACATCGAGGCCGTCTGCGAGCTCATCGACTCGGGCCTGCTCCTGCAAACCGTGCGACACGCCACCGCCTAG